From Lawsonia intracellularis PHE/MN1-00, the proteins below share one genomic window:
- a CDS encoding autotransporter outer membrane beta-barrel domain-containing protein, whose translation MDKNSDMNDKEASTPNISNFLKGLVPKKLHCYLDDEQTELDINVTAIKESQKTKNPSQKSIIINCTIIHPQLREPLIFGSYTQVNQSELELLKTLVQQPITIRQLAQLGLSGAESSNKLQTAAQLTSPLGSKRKYAPVSSTETLTTRTSSSIETSSIPQSTQSASSSIITTSNLEEPVVRPKIPSTKQGKNKAPLDKPQTLVTASKRSVFSLNLQLLENLGLQKIKAIYEEGQSTLHILLQTIKDLHREGQADKELTEKYRSMLEQQVELAKFIKEKEEEEEQQQIKQVMKRHENVQDLLEMLKKNISCSTSTPEQINFDLLSLPVDQLSQLDLTTLKNIFEPVESKRRTLEDQIRQQIKEGKQVDPTLQQKYQYLVTLQTDVLMATKNFSEEKLSQLPPTSGLAYRLQEVKAITQLLKEKIPPSPKSEDGNNIQFIILEKKDDRRSETSKTTVRINQQGIQTTNTKEKTKKKNLIATLDKSSSLLETDIEPPHSSEQQSSSSSNSTKKKKKEKKTSPVKTHTFSANIPSEEVITTTSISSEQTTVQMPLEAKTLVATGDKQQPSSSSHHKQKKKQTQTSTLSSNQSLLSIHANSPSPSIESTSQQSNAMPLKTKEAIENECTPDIPRKKKEKKKHLKHTPKNPSSSIPTCCEEEKTSTSNEDSTIPYPTLNRPEFEELKIPDTPKKKPKKKKKPGLGTLVGDSLLSEGRTTSTSDTTPIQPPSGFINQDHKDKKEALKNCPLSPPDEFSDDDNTKEDSGPMYIPGVFCGNNLDLESPRPKKPHTYLPNIIGDVTSITTETLETLDIYNSPLGEGEEDNEDPQKNVGENEEIQVAVRESEQSQAQQQQQPQCTNNTGTSPLGQNTPQHPIVAQTPAQPTPLPGNGRRARRQQTRQTQLLTKKHPSTNSLIAELLPEGQFSSLQSLQFALSDTSEFISETLKSLALKAHFSSKHLSTTTHKKLQLCLNNRKTSGSLNKSTIENTNIIEALQPTKSYTVFTSINKYTTNLENKLRSAQAGIMLNFSPTTNIGLAYNFNKKEYKEYSGTQLNSSNGSVKSKSTTDGLAAIFTLNPEKKGITGTMIGFYSWGKVTNSRRVTHGEKHIVTKGSPDITLTGGLIHLGYNIPAIKTLILTPYIGCLVSNVRWSPYTEEQSPVVCKISENRENLLEKSIGLKTKWELTEYSQLQTWIVGSSGLKQTNSLSSNSMITPLFKYTISAPSYKKKYTKAEGGLSYEVQLSPTLTLDIDGILSFEKRKKIEKKQHISFHFNYYY comes from the coding sequence ATGGATAAAAATAGTGATATGAATGATAAGGAGGCTTCTACTCCAAATATTTCAAACTTTCTCAAGGGATTAGTACCAAAAAAACTTCACTGCTACCTTGATGATGAACAGACAGAGCTTGATATTAACGTTACAGCTATAAAAGAAAGTCAAAAAACTAAAAATCCAAGTCAAAAATCAATTATTATTAACTGCACTATAATACATCCACAACTCAGAGAACCATTAATATTTGGTAGCTATACTCAGGTAAATCAAAGTGAGCTTGAATTATTAAAAACACTAGTTCAACAACCGATAACAATTAGACAACTGGCACAACTAGGACTATCAGGTGCAGAAAGCAGTAATAAATTACAAACGGCTGCACAGTTAACTTCACCATTAGGCTCTAAGAGAAAATACGCTCCAGTGTCATCAACTGAAACGCTTACCACTAGAACCTCAAGCTCTATAGAAACTAGTAGTATACCACAGTCTACTCAATCAGCTTCAAGCTCTATAATAACAACTTCAAACCTAGAAGAACCTGTTGTACGACCTAAAATTCCATCAACTAAACAGGGGAAAAACAAAGCTCCCTTAGATAAACCCCAAACTCTAGTGACAGCTTCTAAAAGATCTGTATTCTCTCTTAATCTGCAATTACTAGAAAATCTTGGATTACAAAAAATTAAAGCAATCTATGAGGAAGGACAAAGTACCCTACATATACTACTACAAACCATTAAAGATTTACATAGAGAAGGGCAGGCTGATAAAGAATTAACAGAAAAATATCGTAGCATGCTTGAACAACAAGTAGAACTTGCAAAGTTTATTAAAGAAAAAGAAGAAGAAGAAGAACAACAACAAATCAAACAAGTAATGAAAAGACATGAAAACGTTCAAGACTTATTAGAAATGCTAAAGAAAAATATATCCTGCTCTACCTCTACACCCGAACAAATAAATTTTGATCTACTAAGCTTACCTGTTGATCAACTAAGTCAACTTGATTTAACTACATTAAAAAATATTTTTGAACCTGTAGAAAGCAAAAGACGCACGCTGGAAGACCAAATAAGACAACAAATTAAAGAAGGAAAACAAGTTGATCCAACATTACAACAAAAATATCAATACCTAGTTACTCTGCAAACAGATGTACTAATGGCTACTAAAAATTTCTCAGAAGAAAAACTGTCTCAATTACCACCAACCAGTGGACTTGCATATAGATTACAAGAGGTAAAAGCAATAACTCAACTTCTGAAAGAAAAAATTCCTCCCTCCCCCAAAAGTGAAGATGGCAACAATATACAATTTATCATATTAGAAAAAAAAGATGATAGAAGAAGTGAAACATCTAAAACAACAGTTAGAATAAACCAACAAGGAATTCAAACCACAAATACAAAGGAAAAAACAAAAAAAAAGAATCTAATAGCTACATTAGACAAGTCTTCTTCACTTTTAGAGACAGATATCGAACCACCACATTCATCTGAGCAACAATCTTCTTCTAGCTCTAATAGCACTAAAAAAAAGAAAAAAGAGAAAAAAACAAGTCCTGTTAAAACACATACATTTTCAGCAAACATTCCATCAGAAGAAGTTATAACTACAACCTCTATAAGCTCTGAACAAACAACAGTACAAATGCCATTAGAAGCTAAAACTCTTGTTGCTACAGGGGACAAACAACAACCTTCTTCTAGCTCTCATCATAAACAGAAAAAGAAACAAACACAGACTTCAACGCTATCTAGCAACCAATCACTACTTTCTATACATGCAAATAGTCCCTCGCCATCTATAGAATCAACCTCTCAGCAATCTAATGCTATGCCTCTTAAAACAAAAGAGGCTATAGAAAATGAATGCACTCCAGATATCCCAAGGAAAAAAAAAGAAAAGAAAAAGCATCTGAAACATACACCTAAAAACCCCTCAAGTTCCATCCCAACTTGTTGTGAAGAAGAAAAAACTTCTACTAGTAATGAAGATTCTACCATTCCCTATCCAACCCTAAATAGACCTGAATTTGAAGAACTAAAAATTCCAGATACTCCAAAGAAAAAACCAAAGAAAAAAAAGAAACCTGGACTCGGTACACTTGTTGGAGATTCTCTGCTTTCTGAAGGAAGAACAACTAGTACATCTGACACCACACCTATACAACCACCTTCTGGCTTTATCAATCAAGACCATAAAGACAAAAAAGAAGCATTAAAAAACTGTCCATTAAGTCCACCAGATGAATTCTCAGATGATGATAATACTAAAGAAGATTCTGGACCAATGTATATCCCAGGAGTTTTCTGTGGTAATAATTTAGATCTGGAGAGTCCTAGACCTAAAAAACCACATACCTATCTTCCTAATATTATAGGAGATGTTACTAGTATTACAACTGAAACATTAGAAACTCTTGATATCTATAATAGCCCCCTAGGAGAAGGGGAAGAAGATAACGAAGACCCCCAAAAAAATGTTGGTGAAAATGAAGAAATCCAAGTAGCTGTAAGAGAAAGTGAACAATCTCAAGCTCAACAACAACAACAACCTCAATGTACAAATAATACAGGGACAAGCCCATTAGGACAAAATACTCCTCAACATCCAATTGTTGCACAAACTCCTGCACAGCCTACTCCACTCCCAGGGAATGGAAGAAGAGCTAGAAGACAACAAACTAGGCAAACACAACTGCTTACAAAAAAACATCCCTCCACTAACTCCTTAATCGCAGAACTCTTACCTGAAGGACAATTTAGTTCTTTACAAAGTTTACAATTTGCTCTATCTGACACCTCTGAGTTTATCTCAGAAACCTTAAAGTCTCTTGCTCTAAAGGCCCACTTCTCTAGTAAACATCTCTCCACTACTACACATAAAAAATTACAACTTTGCTTAAATAATAGAAAAACTTCTGGCTCCCTCAATAAATCTACTATTGAAAATACTAATATTATAGAGGCACTACAGCCTACTAAATCTTACACTGTATTTACTTCTATAAATAAGTATACCACTAACTTAGAAAACAAACTCCGTTCAGCACAAGCAGGTATTATGCTTAACTTCTCTCCTACAACTAATATTGGCTTAGCTTATAACTTTAACAAAAAAGAATACAAAGAATATTCAGGAACACAACTTAATTCTAGTAATGGTTCTGTGAAGTCTAAATCAACAACTGATGGTTTAGCTGCTATTTTTACTTTAAACCCTGAAAAAAAAGGGATTACAGGTACTATGATAGGTTTCTATAGTTGGGGGAAAGTTACAAATTCTCGTCGGGTTACCCATGGAGAGAAGCATATTGTTACAAAAGGCAGCCCTGACATAACCTTAACTGGTGGATTAATCCATCTTGGCTATAACATACCTGCAATAAAAACTTTAATACTTACACCATATATTGGATGCCTTGTCTCCAATGTTAGATGGAGTCCATACACTGAAGAACAATCTCCTGTTGTTTGTAAAATTAGTGAGAATAGGGAAAACCTTTTAGAAAAAAGTATTGGTCTGAAAACTAAATGGGAATTGACAGAATATTCTCAACTACAAACATGGATAGTTGGAAGCTCTGGTTTAAAACAAACAAATAGTTTGAGTTCAAACTCAATGATAACGCCTCTATTTAAATATACTATTTCGGCTCCTAGTTATAAGAAAAAATATACAAAGGCAGAAGGTGGCTTATCATATGAAGTACAACTCTCACCAACATTAACTCTTGATATAGATGGGATACTTTCTTTTGAAAAAAGAAAAAAAATTGAAAAGAAACAACATATTTCCTTTCATTTCAACTATTACTATTAA
- a CDS encoding 23S rRNA (pseudouridine(1915)-N(3))-methyltransferase RlmH, whose translation MSSKSLRLIVVGRLRIPFWRAAAEHYYKRISCWRAIYETIIKDGNSSLSVSQRKAMEGKNILAALEPIDIPICLDEKGKSISSQEFANFLRNYFENTTKRPCFIIGGAFGLDSSVCNIANDCLSLGNITFPHELARVIFLEQVYRAETLLRNIPYHH comes from the coding sequence ATGTCTTCAAAATCATTACGATTAATTGTTGTAGGTCGGTTACGTATACCTTTTTGGAGAGCAGCTGCAGAACATTATTATAAACGTATTTCTTGTTGGAGAGCAATTTATGAAACTATCATTAAAGATGGAAACTCTTCATTATCTGTTTCTCAACGCAAAGCAATGGAAGGAAAAAATATACTTGCAGCCCTTGAACCTATAGATATACCTATTTGTTTAGATGAAAAAGGTAAATCTATCTCTTCACAAGAGTTTGCAAATTTTCTTAGAAATTATTTTGAAAATACAACAAAGCGACCATGTTTTATTATTGGTGGTGCCTTTGGTCTTGATAGTAGTGTATGTAACATTGCTAATGACTGTTTATCGTTAGGGAATATAACATTCCCACATGAACTAGCAAGAGTTATATTTCTTGAACAGGTTTATCGTGCAGAGACTTTATTACGTAATATACCTTATCATCATTAG
- the lnt gene encoding apolipoprotein N-acyltransferase, whose translation MKIHSSAWIIIGALGLWFGVENPICYIPGLIFFYPLSLIILGHNAPGKVDALRAGWILGLLGSSLSLYWLAVPIHTIGGLPWLLACPCVVLVGGSLGFFSGLFSFFVFCFHHIQFWQKSLMLGLVWYLIEWIKSWFFTGFPWLPFTMGFARYPVMLQCASIIGSYALSGLYVAILCLVFYSILYSQSKDIHKCSIKWPLIRALSVACILFISIVLFGYITLKTNPIDMNIQDGVTIAIIQGNDDQIVKWNPQTKYRSAQKYVRASEELLKNIFRLHEGGNTYYPDVFLWPETVILFDFKAEVEKGIHNPLTYFVNKYQIPVIFGAPGIETAGKDITIFNRLYYYSPGNYRLDCSESNKINKSLQWYDKEHLVPFGEYTPLFFNFPFLSQLLQEVGTYTPGEKVAPLLFEIKETVKKGSIACYRTISMGILICYEVIFPELARKRVAEGAQVFITVSNDSWFGHTIAPVQHLQIAQMRSIEFGRWMARAAVTGISAFIDPYGRIIDSTKIFIPTYLVGTIRPIIDNTVFFWIEPWLPTFAILVLCIMLWKNNLITHSCGHKSRGCS comes from the coding sequence ATGAAGATACATAGTAGTGCATGGATCATTATTGGAGCTTTAGGCCTATGGTTTGGTGTAGAAAATCCTATATGTTATATCCCAGGTCTTATTTTTTTCTATCCTTTATCTTTAATTATATTAGGACATAATGCACCAGGAAAAGTTGATGCATTAAGAGCTGGCTGGATTCTAGGATTACTAGGATCATCTTTAAGTCTTTATTGGCTAGCTGTTCCCATACATACTATAGGTGGTTTACCATGGTTGCTTGCTTGCCCTTGTGTTGTCCTTGTTGGTGGTTCTTTAGGATTTTTTTCTGGTTTGTTTTCATTCTTTGTTTTTTGTTTTCATCATATACAATTTTGGCAGAAAAGCTTAATGCTAGGATTGGTATGGTATTTAATTGAGTGGATAAAAAGTTGGTTTTTTACAGGGTTCCCTTGGCTTCCTTTTACAATGGGATTTGCACGATATCCTGTTATGTTACAATGTGCATCTATTATTGGTTCATATGCTTTGAGTGGACTATATGTAGCTATTCTTTGTTTAGTTTTCTATAGTATTCTCTATTCTCAGTCCAAAGATATTCATAAGTGTAGTATTAAGTGGCCCTTAATAAGGGCTCTATCTGTAGCCTGTATTCTTTTTATAAGTATTGTACTTTTTGGATACATAACTTTAAAGACAAATCCCATTGATATGAATATACAAGATGGAGTTACTATAGCTATTATACAGGGGAATGATGATCAGATTGTTAAATGGAATCCTCAAACAAAATATCGATCTGCTCAAAAATATGTTAGGGCTAGTGAGGAGTTGTTAAAAAATATTTTTCGACTTCATGAAGGTGGGAATACATATTATCCTGACGTTTTTTTGTGGCCTGAAACAGTCATTTTATTTGATTTTAAAGCTGAAGTTGAAAAAGGCATACATAATCCTTTAACATATTTTGTAAATAAATATCAGATTCCTGTTATTTTTGGAGCACCTGGAATAGAAACAGCAGGGAAAGACATAACTATTTTTAATAGATTATATTATTATAGTCCAGGTAACTATAGATTAGATTGCAGTGAATCAAATAAAATAAATAAATCTCTTCAGTGGTATGATAAAGAGCATTTAGTCCCATTTGGAGAATATACACCTCTTTTTTTCAATTTTCCTTTTTTAAGTCAACTATTGCAGGAGGTAGGTACATATACTCCAGGTGAAAAGGTGGCTCCACTTCTTTTTGAAATAAAAGAAACAGTAAAGAAAGGAAGTATAGCATGCTATAGAACTATTTCAATGGGTATACTTATTTGTTATGAGGTAATTTTCCCTGAGTTAGCAAGAAAGCGTGTAGCTGAGGGGGCACAAGTATTTATTACTGTAAGCAATGATTCATGGTTTGGCCATACTATTGCACCAGTTCAGCATTTACAAATTGCCCAGATGCGATCAATAGAGTTTGGACGGTGGATGGCTCGAGCTGCTGTAACAGGGATATCTGCTTTTATAGATCCTTATGGCCGTATTATAGATTCAACAAAAATTTTTATCCCTACATACCTTGTTGGAACTATAAGACCTATTATAGATAATACGGTCTTCTTTTGGATAGAGCCATGGCTTCCAACTTTTGCTATCTTAGTATTATGTATTATGTTGTGGAAAAATAACTTAATAACCCATTCTTGTGGACATAAAAGTAGAGGGTGTTCATGA
- the prfB gene encoding peptide chain release factor 2 (programmed frameshift) gives MIQFPELKACILSLSEQFEIFWRRLDQPSYKNRLSEIEKILSAPDAWSNPEALTPILKEKSQLEADNLRFEKLHLCHTEMIDWFELVQEFLTTNESSTEFLEALTALELQVKKFQDAMEEAEMYLLLGAEEDKMDAILEIHPGAGGTEAQDWAEMLERMYLRWADLHGFSKEEMDYLPGDEAGIKSVTLRISGENAYGLLKGERGIHRLIRISPFDSSGRRHTSFASVDVIPDAGEEVVIDIKDSDLRIDVFRSSGPGGQSVNTTSSAVRITHIPTGIVAQCQNEKSQHHNKESAMRILRARLYEQEIKLRDAAKQAQYMGKEAISFGSQIRTYTMQPYRLVKDHRTNCESSDVEAVLGGQIDKFINSYLLSTYRNNSL, from the exons ATGATTCAGTTTCCTGAGTTAAAGGCATGTATCCTATCTTTATCAGAGCAGTTTGAAATTTTTTGGAGGCGTCTT GACCAACCATCTTATAAAAATCGTCTTTCTGAAATAGAGAAAATTCTTTCAGCACCAGATGCATGGAGTAACCCAGAAGCATTAACGCCTATACTTAAAGAGAAGAGTCAACTTGAAGCAGATAATCTTCGATTTGAAAAATTACATCTTTGTCATACAGAAATGATAGACTGGTTTGAGCTTGTTCAAGAATTTTTAACAACTAATGAGTCCAGTACTGAATTTTTAGAAGCATTAACTGCACTAGAATTACAGGTAAAAAAATTTCAAGATGCTATGGAAGAAGCAGAGATGTATCTTCTTCTTGGAGCAGAAGAAGATAAAATGGATGCTATATTAGAAATTCATCCTGGAGCTGGAGGTACAGAAGCTCAGGATTGGGCAGAAATGTTAGAGCGTATGTATTTACGCTGGGCAGATTTACATGGTTTTTCTAAAGAAGAGATGGATTACCTCCCTGGTGATGAGGCTGGTATTAAATCAGTAACATTGAGAATTTCTGGTGAGAATGCTTATGGGTTGCTTAAAGGAGAAAGAGGAATACATAGGCTTATTCGCATTTCTCCATTTGACTCGTCTGGAAGGCGTCATACGTCTTTTGCATCTGTTGACGTTATTCCTGACGCAGGTGAAGAAGTTGTTATAGATATAAAAGATTCTGATTTACGTATTGATGTTTTTCGCTCAAGTGGTCCTGGAGGACAGAGCGTAAATACAACAAGTTCTGCTGTTCGTATAACACATATCCCCACAGGAATTGTTGCTCAATGTCAAAATGAAAAGTCACAACACCATAATAAAGAGTCTGCAATGCGTATTCTTAGAGCTAGGCTTTATGAGCAAGAAATTAAATTACGTGATGCTGCAAAACAAGCTCAATATATGGGGAAAGAAGCAATTAGCTTTGGAAGCCAAATACGTACATATACAATGCAGCCTTATAGGCTAGTCAAAGATCATAGAACAAACTGTGAGTCTAGTGATGTTGAGGCTGTTTTAGGTGGACAGATTGATAAATTTATTAACTCTTATTTATTATCAACATATAGAAATAATAGCTTATAA
- a CDS encoding HU family DNA-binding protein → MNKSELVKSLSEQANISLDEATLVVNTFVDSMKESLLKGGRVEVRGFGSFKVKEYEGYAGRNPRTGEKVVVQPKRLPFFRAGKELKEYLNS, encoded by the coding sequence ATGAACAAAAGTGAACTTGTGAAGTCTTTATCTGAACAGGCAAATATTTCTTTAGATGAAGCTACATTGGTTGTTAATACGTTTGTAGATAGCATGAAAGAATCTCTTCTCAAAGGTGGTCGAGTTGAGGTTCGTGGATTTGGTAGTTTTAAAGTAAAAGAGTATGAAGGATATGCTGGCCGTAATCCTCGTACAGGCGAAAAGGTTGTTGTACAACCAAAACGTCTTCCATTTTTTCGTGCAGGTAAAGAGCTGAAGGAATATCTTAATAGCTAG
- the dapF gene encoding diaminopimelate epimerase: MFSREDIPSIEFFKLHGCGNDFVFIDNRSLFIPKEKMSSWAEVICRRKRGVGADGIAFFELSTIAGADYMWHFFNSDGSRAEMCGNASRCMGVLAVKIGLANMQHTLSTDAGLISITVGDELQDATVTMTDPTNILLNVSLEVEKETQQVHFVNTGVPHLVVFHDNLIDYDIIPKGKLLRGHSHFSPEGVNVNFVKIESPNSMFVRTYERGVEDETLACGTGVCASVIIANQLGLVGTNVKVMTASKEIIELNLNNGKVLMKGPVVHVYTGQLQLSELGLF, encoded by the coding sequence ATGTTTAGCAGAGAAGATATACCTAGTATAGAATTTTTTAAACTTCATGGTTGTGGAAATGATTTTGTTTTTATTGACAATAGATCTCTTTTTATTCCTAAAGAAAAAATGTCTAGTTGGGCAGAGGTAATTTGTAGACGTAAGAGAGGCGTTGGAGCTGACGGTATTGCATTTTTTGAGCTATCTACAATAGCTGGTGCTGATTATATGTGGCATTTTTTTAACTCTGATGGTTCAAGAGCTGAAATGTGTGGGAATGCTAGTCGTTGTATGGGGGTATTAGCTGTTAAGATAGGTCTTGCTAATATGCAGCATACATTAAGTACGGATGCTGGGTTAATAAGTATTACTGTTGGTGATGAGTTACAGGATGCAACTGTAACTATGACAGATCCAACAAATATTTTGTTGAATGTATCTCTAGAAGTAGAAAAAGAAACACAACAAGTACATTTTGTTAACACAGGGGTACCACATCTTGTTGTATTTCATGATAATCTTATTGATTATGATATTATACCTAAAGGAAAGTTATTACGAGGACACTCTCATTTTTCTCCTGAGGGAGTAAATGTAAATTTTGTTAAGATTGAAAGTCCAAATTCTATGTTTGTAAGAACTTATGAGCGTGGTGTGGAAGATGAAACTCTAGCTTGTGGTACAGGTGTATGTGCATCTGTTATTATTGCAAATCAACTTGGGTTAGTTGGAACTAACGTCAAAGTCATGACGGCAAGTAAAGAGATAATAGAGCTTAATTTGAATAATGGAAAAGTATTAATGAAAGGACCTGTTGTTCATGTTTACACAGGACAACTGCAATTGTCAGAGCTAGGTCTTTTTTGA
- the dapA gene encoding 4-hydroxy-tetrahydrodipicolinate synthase produces the protein MQFQGAITALVTPFKKGEIDLECYREIIEWQIEQGINGLVSCGTTGESATLTYEEYKLLIKACVEQTKSRVPVIAGAGSNDTAKAIQLTKIAKELGADGVLHVTPYYNKPTQEGLFQHFKTIASQESIPILLYNVPGRTGCNLLPETVARIVQDIPEVVGIKDATGNLEQFSEIIEFCPIGFQVLTGDDFTILPSMILGGCGVISVISNIVPAMVVELCSLIEKNKLEEARQIHYNLAPLCRLMFVETNPIPVKTALSLMEKLELEFRLPLTELSPINFTKLESTLKNIGIISK, from the coding sequence ATACAATTTCAAGGAGCAATCACAGCACTAGTCACACCTTTTAAAAAAGGAGAGATAGATCTTGAGTGTTATCGAGAAATCATTGAATGGCAGATTGAGCAAGGTATTAATGGATTAGTTTCTTGTGGTACTACAGGAGAAAGTGCAACATTAACATATGAGGAATATAAGTTATTAATTAAAGCATGTGTTGAACAAACAAAAAGCCGCGTCCCTGTAATTGCAGGTGCTGGTTCGAATGATACAGCTAAAGCAATTCAGCTTACAAAAATTGCAAAAGAGTTAGGGGCGGATGGAGTATTACATGTTACTCCATATTATAATAAACCAACTCAAGAGGGTTTATTCCAACATTTTAAGACAATAGCAAGTCAGGAATCTATTCCTATCTTATTATACAATGTCCCAGGGCGTACTGGTTGTAACTTACTGCCTGAAACAGTTGCACGTATTGTCCAAGATATACCAGAAGTTGTTGGCATAAAAGATGCTACAGGAAATTTAGAACAATTTTCTGAAATTATTGAATTTTGTCCTATTGGGTTCCAAGTATTAACTGGTGATGATTTTACTATATTACCATCTATGATCCTAGGAGGATGTGGCGTTATTTCTGTAATATCTAATATTGTTCCAGCTATGGTTGTTGAGCTATGTTCATTAATTGAAAAAAATAAATTAGAGGAAGCACGTCAAATCCATTATAATTTAGCGCCACTATGTAGGTTAATGTTTGTTGAAACAAATCCTATCCCTGTAAAAACGGCTCTTTCTTTAATGGAGAAGTTAGAGCTTGAATTTAGGTTACCTTTAACAGAGCTTAGCCCTATAAATTTTACTAAGCTAGAGTCTACACTAAAAAATATAGGGATTATAAGTAAATAG